From the genome of Parazoarcus communis, one region includes:
- a CDS encoding type II secretion system protein, translated as MKARQTGFTLVEIAIVLVIIGLLMGGVLKGQELINSAKVKNLAQDFRTVPLYIYGYQDKFRALPGDDSRADTHVCAAGSTSCTTLGDGNGRIDGDWDAAVGSPQPESVLFWQHLRLANLASGPTLTTDPSFLPQNADGGRIGVQAGGAGAPLGVRGSHAMCSGGILGKYVVQLDTALDDGDPTTGSMRAGTGSGTTLTPVSTTNPLDEAVAYAVCLGF; from the coding sequence GTGAAAGCAAGGCAAACCGGTTTTACCCTGGTCGAAATCGCCATCGTGCTGGTCATCATCGGCCTGCTGATGGGTGGGGTCCTGAAAGGACAGGAGCTGATCAACAGTGCCAAGGTCAAGAACCTCGCCCAGGATTTCCGCACCGTCCCGCTGTACATCTATGGATACCAGGACAAGTTCCGTGCGCTCCCGGGTGACGACTCGCGGGCCGACACGCACGTGTGTGCGGCAGGCAGCACGTCATGCACCACGCTCGGCGACGGCAACGGCCGGATCGATGGTGACTGGGACGCTGCAGTCGGGAGCCCACAACCGGAATCCGTGCTGTTCTGGCAGCATCTGCGCCTGGCCAACCTTGCCAGCGGGCCGACGCTGACAACCGATCCCAGTTTTCTCCCGCAGAACGCCGACGGCGGTCGCATCGGGGTGCAGGCGGGCGGAGCCGGTGCGCCACTTGGCGTCCGCGGCAGCCACGCCATGTGCTCGGGCGGAATTCTTGGGAAGTACGTCGTACAGCTCGATACCGCACTCGACGACGGCGACCCGACGACGGGTTCGATGCGCGCCGGGACAGGGAGCGGCACCACCCTCACCCCGGTCAGCACCACCAACCCGCTCGACGAGGCAGTCGCCTACGCAGTCTGCCTCGGGTTCTGA
- a CDS encoding prepilin-type N-terminal cleavage/methylation domain-containing protein produces MHSLARPHACARPLSGAGFTLVEMAVVLVILALLSSTLMAPISGQIEARARQETASRLHDIEQALIGFAIIHGRLPCPSTEPNPASPAYGLEQSPPCNHGSPGYLPWRTLGTEPTDAWGNPRTSAASSWHGHWRYRADAGLTDTAISATSTTQSNLQIRDHAGTPITTTSASRAAAIVFSTGPNGIADGLNASHSAATPVFEAGEATSGFDDQLRWIGHPLLIARLAQAGRL; encoded by the coding sequence ATGCATTCATTAGCCCGCCCGCACGCCTGCGCACGCCCGCTTTCAGGCGCCGGCTTCACCCTCGTCGAGATGGCGGTGGTGCTGGTGATCCTCGCCCTGCTGAGCAGCACCCTGATGGCACCGATCAGCGGCCAGATCGAGGCACGTGCCCGACAGGAAACGGCATCCAGGCTTCACGACATCGAACAGGCCCTGATCGGCTTCGCCATCATTCACGGCCGCCTGCCCTGCCCAAGCACCGAACCCAACCCTGCGAGCCCCGCCTACGGGCTTGAGCAAAGCCCGCCCTGCAACCACGGCAGTCCGGGTTACCTGCCCTGGCGCACCCTGGGAACCGAGCCGACCGACGCCTGGGGCAACCCGCGCACGTCCGCGGCTTCGAGCTGGCACGGTCACTGGCGATACCGCGCTGACGCCGGCCTTACCGACACAGCCATCAGCGCAACGTCGACGACTCAAAGCAACCTGCAGATTCGTGACCACGCCGGCACACCGATCACCACGACCAGCGCATCACGCGCAGCTGCAATCGTCTTCTCCACCGGCCCGAACGGCATCGCCGACGGTCTCAACGCCAGTCATTCTGCAGCCACCCCCGTTTTTGAAGCCGGTGAAGCCACCAGCGGCTTCGACGATCAGCTGCGCTGGATTGGCCACCCCCTGCTGATCGCCAGGCTGGCTCAGGCGGGACGACTGTGA